Genomic window (Candidatus Methanoperedens sp.):
TATCCTGTCGCTATCTTCGTGATCATCGTAAGCATCGCATTCCCGAAGAACCTCCATTTGCTCATTCCATGGCGGAACTCCTTGCTTATCAGCCGGTTCCCCTTGGTATAATCGGCCCTTTCCTCTATAATGGGCATGAGCAGGCGGGGAAGCTGCTCGGGGTCCATCTGGTCATCCCCTGCCATGACTGCCACGATGTCCATATCATCCTCAAGGGCCAGTTTATAACCCGAGACAATGGCCGCGCCGACACCGCGGTTCTTATCGTGGCGGACAAATACGATCCTGGGGTCGGAGGCGCCCCCTACGATCTCAGGTGTCCTGTCGGTACTGCAGTCGTCGATCACGTAGATCCTTTTGACGTATTCCGGGATGCCCCGGAGTGTATCTTCTATCAGCAGTTCTTCATTGAATGCCGGGACCACGACCCCAATATTATAACCTTTGAGCTGGCTGAAATTGGGTTCTTTTCCGGAATATAAGTATTTTATCTTCATCTGGCTCCTTTCAGCCTGGGATAATATGTTCTTAATAGACGATCCATTTAAGATAGTTAGATCGATCTTGCTTAATGATTTCGCTGAGAGGGCAAGAAATTCTTCTTTTTTATTGTAAGGTTTATTTCTATTCAGGAAAAAAAGATTTTCATTACCTGAAGATTTATTGCGGGGTATTGAACTGATCACTATATCATAACACTCATTTTTTATGGCATTGGCCATCTCCGGTATCCTTTCAGGCCTGCCTTCCGCGTCCATGGTGACTATGATATCCGCCCCGTTCACAGCCCCGAACCCCGTCCTCAGCGCCCATCCCTTTCCCAGGTTCTTTGGATGCCTGATGACCTCTGCTCCTGCAAGCCTTGCCACCTCTGCAGTATTATCCGTGCTGCCGTCGTCGACGACTATTACCCTGTCGGCATGCTGTCTTGAGCGCAGCACCATGCTGCCGATAGAGACCTCCTCGTTAAAGGCAGGGAGAATCGCGGTAATCTTTGGTACATTTTTCACAAGGTTATCCCTCTTAATATTTATTTATCCAAAAGTATTTAGGGTTATCTCTAGATGTGATTTTGGACATTTACCTGGTTTACTTATAATGCACTATGCCTATAGCTTCCGGTTTACCGGCTCAATTTTATTATGTCCCCCTTATCAATTCGGCAGGTTTCATCCGGCTTATCTGCATTACGGCAAGGAAGCTCGTCAGGAGTCCTGTGATGATCGCGACGGCCATGCCCATGTAAATATAGGTATTATCGATCAGTACAAGGTTATTGAATCCCGCCACTTTATAGACGATCATGTTCAGCATCCCTGAAAGTGGAATGCTGAGCAAAACTCCCGTGATCCCGCCAATTATGCATACCAGGAAGCCTTCGGATCCCACAAACTTGAATATGGACCACCGCATGAAACCCATTACCTTTAAGATACCTATCTCGTTCTTTCTTTCGTTCAGGGACAAAAGCACCGTGTTCACCATGAGAATGGCTCCCATGATCACTGCCAGGACAACGATAGAAAATGCGCTTGCCAGTATAGGGAAATTCTGCTTCACTATCTTTTTCAGGAGATTCAGGTTCGTGCTCACGGTATAGTCCGGGTATTGTGCCTCCAGTTGTTTCTGCGTATCTTCGGCTTTGGTAGGGTCTTTCAGCCTGAGCATTATGAGATTCACGGTATCATAATAATTGTTCCCGGAAATGTCCTGAAGCTCTGAGAGGTAAAAAACGAGCATGGGGCCTGAGCTGAAGCTTGACATCGAATTGGTAAGCCCGACTACCTTGAATTTCTGTTTGCGCGCCTCTATGACCGTTTTTCCGATATTAAGAGTATCGCCGATATTTGCTCCCAGGAGCTTTGCAGCCCTTTCATCCAGCAGTATTTCACTTACCCAGGGACCGCTATACAGCCCTTTGTTGTAATGCGTATCGCCTGTGAGACCTTCCCCCTGCAGAATTGAGACAAAACTGCCGCTGGTTTCTTCGATCCCAAGACCGAATACAGCTTTCGGTTCTGCCCCTTCCCTGTAAGCATACACTATCTCGGTCAGCACGGGAATCGCTCTTTTAATATTGCTGTTCTTTAAAAGCTCCTTCTCAAGATTATGGGCATCTGCTATTTTTCCTTCCGTACCGCCGGAGTACTGCGACTCAAGATCAAGGGCCTTGCCGGTCATCCACATCTGCATGCTGCTCTTTTCAAGGGTCTTTTCACCTGTTATAAGGAGCCCGTTGCCAATAGAACCCAGAAGTATAATGGAAATTACGGCTATAGCTATGCCTGCTATCGAAAGTAATGTCCTGAACCTGTTATATGCAAGGTTCCGAAGCGCGATCATACAGCGATGCAACGCTTGCATTGCAGATATTTTTATGCATTCTTTGAGAAAGTTATAATATCCTGGAAGCATATCCCACTACAATGGTATCGATCCCAAGACAGCACAGATTCGTGTATCTCCTCTCTGCATGGATGTTCATGGTGCTCTTCTTCCTTATAATAGTCAACAGTCTGGACATTGAGATATTTTTTGTCTTGAACCTGATAGGCTTCCTCGTGCTTGTTGAAATCACCGCGCCGTTCAATTTCAAGCCCGAATGGAAACAGAGGTTGAAATGGGTGGTGCTGATCGGGGCAATAGGCTTCTCGATCATAGTTGCAGAAAAAGTATTGAAGATAATCGGATAATCCTATGGGAAATGTGAAGAGGTCAGGTAAGATCCTGATACTGCGCTCAAACCTTCTACTGATCTTAATTATTCTTGGAATGATAGCGGCTGCTTCCGGGGGCTTACCCTCTCATATAAACCCGAGCAACGTCACGGTCTCGAATTCAAACCTCCTTGCGCAGCAGTTGTCGATCATCAATGAACTTCTTCTCTACAGGTCAGAGATTTTCATATCACTGAACAAGGGCAATATCAAGGATGCCAAAGAGAATTTTGATGAATATCTGCGCTTACTTCGAGAGAATGACAATATTTTAGTTCAGATTGACGGCGACGTGTACGGGGAGTTAAAAGGAAGCGCAGGTTCATTGAATTTAAGCACCGAAGATGTAAATCGGTTGCGTGCTCTCTATGATGAAGGGAAAGCTGCATATGAGAACAACCAGACTGATAAAGCTATCCAGATAGCCATCAGTGCCAGGGAGGTCATCGGGAACCTGAGTTCTTTGCAGCAGGCACAGATCATGGACGCAGTCGCACGGTTTCCCGGTGTGAATATCACTCGATACGAGACCGGATTATCTACCTTCAATAATACCATTAAAGAGATCCAGAAAAGATGGCGCCCCGTTGAGTTAACCCTTTTCGACGACACCGTTACAAAGCTTTCGGTCGCTCCTCCGGGCGGCGAATTCGGGGATACGATAAGTATCACCGGGAACCTGACCCTGCCAAGAAATGGTTCAGGCGTTCCCGATGCAACAATGGCCGTGAAATTAGATAATGAGACTTTTACCAGTCTCACCACTGATAAAAAAGGCAAATACAACTATACATTCAAAATACCCGGTGCAAAACCCGGAAACCATACCGTCTATGCAGAGTTCGTACCTTATGATGAGCCTCTGTTATCATCTGCAGCTAAGAGCACTTTTTTCATCCAGCCATCGGTTACTGGCATAACAATCGATGCAAAACCAGAATATGGAGAATTTGGAGACATTCTGCGCCTGAGAGGAAATCTGACAGCAAAAAATGCGTCCCGGGTGGCTGAGGCAAGCATTATGATCTCCATAGATAACGGCACCATAGTAAACGTGAAAACCGACAATAATGGAACATATAGATACGATTTCAAAATTTCGATGATTAGGGGAGGCAAGCATACGGTGCGTGCAGATTTCAATTCATCTGATCCACTGCTTCTTGGAGCAACCAATATGACCACAATAAATGTGATTGCAGCCGACACCATGCTTAGCGTTAATTCAAATGCAAATTATTTGGTGTTTGGTGATTTCCTGTCGATCTCAGGAAATCTTCTCACTAGGAATGCATCCGGCATATCAGATGCAGATATTGTTATCTCGATCGATAACCAGACATTCACGAATGTGAAAACTGATGAAGATGGTTCATATAAGTACAATTTTACAGTTCCCAATATAAAAAACGGGGTGCATAGAATTGGTTCGGATTTCATCCCATCTGCTCAGCCGCTCATACGATCAGGAAATGCAACTGAGATAGAAGTGATGCAGACAAATACCACGCTTTCAATAGCGGGGCCCAAGATGGTTTATCAGAATGATTATTTGAATATTACAGGGAATCTTTTGACCTCTAAGAATCGTAGAGTTCCTGCTTCCAATATTTCAGTCCAGTTCGATTCGAGGGAAATCGGCACAGCAATTGTAAATAATGGGAACTTTTCTTTTAGTTACTGGATGGCAAAAAATGTGAGTCTTGGGAATCATCTCATTATGATCAGATTTAATGGAGAATCCTCGTTATTACCCTCTGAAAATTCAATGCCAGTTGAGATAAAGACTAATCCTGTATTCTATAAAAATATCATATTCCTGATGCTCGCACTGGCCGTACTTTCAGGTATCCTCTACCTGGGAAAGGAAAAAGTTCGCATACCTCAGATTGAAGCCCTTGTTTCTTCGATTAGAGCAAGGTTCGGCAAATCTGAGAAAATCGAAGAGCCATCGATCGCAACTGAACCTGTAAAAGAAGAAATTGAACAGGAAGAGCCTCGTGCAAAGGTACAGCAGGAGGAGATATTGGCTCATCTGGACAACCTTATCAGGCAAAGGTGGTACAGGGAATCCATCTCAATTTCTTTCAAGAGCGCGAAAGACTGCATTTCGGCAGTTTCAGGGATCAAGGTCACGCAGCAGCAAACCCCCAGGGAGTTCTATGACCTTGTAAAAAAAAGCGCGCTTGAATACGCCAATGAGTTCAAGGAACTGACCGAAGTCTATGAGCTCGCCATGTACAGCAGCAATAAAATGAATGAAGATATGGCTTTGAAAACTTTGGATCTGCTTAAAAAAATTTATAAAATATCAAAAAATGAATAAAATAAACGGAAAAATATTGATCTTGGTCGTATCTGTCCTGTTGCTCATAGCCTTCTTCAGGTTCTCCGAGAATGGCGAAGACTTCAGCACCTACAATCCTGATTGGAATGGAGCCACGAAGATCAAAGATCTCATATCTGAGAACCATACGGTAATCTCAATGCCTGCCCGCCAGGACCTCACCTTATTGAAACCCAATGGATCGGCGCTTGTTGTTCTTGGGCCGAGAAGCAATTTTTCAGAAAAGGACATAGAGATCATTCAAAAATTTGTAAGGTCGGGCGGGCTCCTTGTTCTCTCAGATGACTTTGGCACAGGGAACCAGCTCCTCAACAGATTAACTACGTCCGTATCCTTTTCCGGCCTGCTGCTCCAGGATGACGTGAGTTTCTGGAAAAACTCCACACTGGCAGTGGTAAAAGCGAACATCGAAAATGTGAGCAACATCACCTTGAATTATCCTACATCCCTTGTGATCACGAATGGATCTATCAGCGTGCTTGCAAATACAAGCCGATTCAGCTGGCTTTCAAAGAACGACTCCAGATGGGCGCAATCAGATCGCGAAAGGGAAAGTTATCCGGTAATAGCGGATCTCGCCTTCGGGCAGGGAAAGATCGTTGTGATATCAGACCCAAGTATTTTCATTAACAGTATGCTTCCAATGCAGGACAACAGGCTACTCCTTGGGAAACTTGTTGAGGAAAGACCATTCGTGGGCTTTGACGAAACCGTACGCATGCCGCCTATACCGGCTTTTAATTACATGATACGAAACAATCCCTCCTTTCAGTACCTGTTTGCAGCAGTAGTTATATCCCTGGCATTTATATATATGAAAAGAGACGAGATTAGTAAGCTTAAAACCAAAACCACAAAATACAGGTTTGATCCGGATGAAGATACCATTATTTCAGAAATATTGAGCAGGAAGAACTGGGATAAACGAAGGTTCATGCTTTTTAGAAACAGGATCCGAGGAAATAAATAAATGAACACGGGAACTAAGTTCATAGAGATACAGCGCACCGCCAAGGCGATCTTTAATGAAGTGAATAAGATCATCGTGGGGAAAAACGACCTGATCGATCACCTTATCATAAGTCTTCTCTCAGAGGGCAACATTCTGATGGAAGGTTATCCCGGCGTTGCGAAAACGACTATTGCAAAAACATTTGCATCGGCACTTGGCTGTGATTTCAAGAGGATACAGTTCACGCCCGATATCATGCCTGCGGACATTACAGGCACATACATATACAATCAAAAGACCGGCACCTTTGAGCTGCGGAAAGGACCTGTGTTCGCCAATATCGTACTGGCGGATGAGATCAACCGGACATCGCCTAAATCCCAATCCGCGCTTCTTGAATGTATGGAAGAGCGCCAGGTCACGCTTGAAGGGAAGACCATCCCTGTCCCGAGGCCTTATATGGTCATAGCCACGCAGAATCCCATAGATCTTGAAGGTACATACCCGCTTCCAGAGGTACAGATAGACAGGTTCCTGTTCAAGCTTGAGGTGAAATACCCTGATGAAAAAGAAGAGCTTGAAATACTGGTGCGCAAGGACAAGGATTTATTCAATGAAATTAAGAAAGTCAGTTCCCCTGCTGAGATCACTGGATTGATAAATGCCGTGAAAAAGGTGTACATAGACGAGAAAGTTTTGATCTACATCCGGAACCTTGTGTTGAAAACGAGAAATAATAAAGATCTTCTGATCGGAGCAAGCCCCAGGGCATCCATTGCCCTTTTAAATGCCTCAAAATCCTTAGCTGCGATCCAGGGCAGGTCGTACGTTATCCCGGACGACGTTAAGCATCTTCTCCCTGCTGTACTCCGGCACCGCCTCATACTTTCCCCGGAATCGGAGTTTGGCGGAGTCTCAGTTAACGACGTTATTCAGGACGCTTTAGACAGTGTGGAAGTCTTGTAAATGCAATTTCAACCAACAGGAAAAAATTCAGCTATATTTGTTTTCATTTTTACACTGTTAGGCCTGATAACATCAAATCCTCTCTTTTACGCCCCTGGCGCAGTCATTGCCCTCGCGGTATTTTTCGATCTGGTAAGTTTTCTGATAGCCCTTGATGCTCTCAATGCATCGGTCGTAAGAAAGGTAGGCAAAACAAAAATTCATATGGATAACCTGCTGGATGTTGAGGTAGACCTGAAAATAAATGCCAGAAATCTAAAGAAAGTTCATTTTCAGGATTTATATCCCGAATCGTTTACCTTCATCTCAGGGGATGCGGGCCAGAATATCAACCCTGAAAAAACCCAGCACCATTTTTCATACTGCTTGAAAGCAACCGGGCGCGGAACTTATTCGTTCTCAAGATCGCATCTTGATATTGAAAGCAATCTTCGGATGTTCAGGCACAGGTCTGATATTGAAAGCCATATCGAGGTAAGTATTTATCCGCCTGTCCTATCGAGAAAATCCATGTTGGCCCACTATATTTCCACACAGTACGGAAGCGGCAGGTTGAGGCAAAAAGGCATGGGAACCGAAGTTGCGGAGATCAGGAATTATATGCCCGGAGACGATGTGAGGCATATAGACTGGAAAACAAGTTTGCGGCTTAATAGCATGTTCACAAAAGAGTTTGAATCTGATACGGGGCTTTCGATGTTCGTTCTGGTGGATCACAGCAAGATGGATGGCCAGGATAACCTTGACTATGCAATTCGGATAGCAAATTATTTGACGCAGCAGGCGGCCAGGGACAACCAGCCAACAGGCGTGATCACATTCACCCATGATCGCATCACCAACAAATGCCTGATAAAAAGTGGGAAGAACCCGTTTGAAATATCAAGAGATCTCTTTTCTCTGGTCCCTGAGACGAGTAAACCGTGTACCTTGGCCATGGATGCCGGGGAGATAAAGGAATTTGAAAGAAAGTTGAGATCCTCCAATGGAGATCGCTTCCATTCTATTCTTTCGCCGTTTTTTATCGAGGGTTCTGAACACTCAAGGATTATGGAGTCGCAGGGCATATACCGTGCCATAAAGCATCTGATCCAGTTTTCAAAGACACCTTCACTGATCGCGATAATTACGGACCTTGCGTATGAAGTGCCGGTGCTTGACAGCGTGCGCCTTGCGACATATTACGGGAATCGGGTTCTTGTGATCGTTACATCACCCGTTCTTTTCAAGGAATATGATGTGCTTGAGCTTGAAGAACATTATATTGAATACATGAGATTACAGAAAAAAATTGAAAAATTCAAGCGTCTTAAAAGTGTAAAAGTAATGGAGGCACGACCGGGT
Coding sequences:
- a CDS encoding glycosyltransferase family 2 protein, with the translated sequence MKNVPKITAILPAFNEEVSIGSMVLRSRQHADRVIVVDDGSTDNTAEVARLAGAEVIRHPKNLGKGWALRTGFGAVNGADIIVTMDAEGRPERIPEMANAIKNECYDIVISSIPRNKSSGNENLFFLNRNKPYNKKEEFLALSAKSLSKIDLTILNGSSIKNILSQAERSQMKIKYLYSGKEPNFSQLKGYNIGVVVPAFNEELLIEDTLRGIPEYVKRIYVIDDCSTDRTPEIVGGASDPRIVFVRHDKNRGVGAAIVSGYKLALEDDMDIVAVMAGDDQMDPEQLPRLLMPIIEERADYTKGNRLISKEFRHGMSKWRFFGNAMLTMITKIATGYWHVMDPQNGYTAISRRTLEILNLDSIYPYYGYCNDLLVKLNTFGMRVEDVVMPARYGRERSKIKYSRYILKVAPMLFRGFLWRLKTKYIVLDFHPLVFFYVASMVLLPAGMLLSLWILVQKLYQNPVSQNLPLLAVFIDLMGLQFLLFAMLFDMQADKSRSGTV
- a CDS encoding ABC transporter permease; amino-acid sequence: MIALRNLAYNRFRTLLSIAGIAIAVISIILLGSIGNGLLITGEKTLEKSSMQMWMTGKALDLESQYSGGTEGKIADAHNLEKELLKNSNIKRAIPVLTEIVYAYREGAEPKAVFGLGIEETSGSFVSILQGEGLTGDTHYNKGLYSGPWVSEILLDERAAKLLGANIGDTLNIGKTVIEARKQKFKVVGLTNSMSSFSSGPMLVFYLSELQDISGNNYYDTVNLIMLRLKDPTKAEDTQKQLEAQYPDYTVSTNLNLLKKIVKQNFPILASAFSIVVLAVIMGAILMVNTVLLSLNERKNEIGILKVMGFMRWSIFKFVGSEGFLVCIIGGITGVLLSIPLSGMLNMIVYKVAGFNNLVLIDNTYIYMGMAVAIITGLLTSFLAVMQISRMKPAELIRGT
- a CDS encoding carboxypeptidase-like regulatory domain-containing protein → MGNVKRSGKILILRSNLLLILIILGMIAAASGGLPSHINPSNVTVSNSNLLAQQLSIINELLLYRSEIFISLNKGNIKDAKENFDEYLRLLRENDNILVQIDGDVYGELKGSAGSLNLSTEDVNRLRALYDEGKAAYENNQTDKAIQIAISAREVIGNLSSLQQAQIMDAVARFPGVNITRYETGLSTFNNTIKEIQKRWRPVELTLFDDTVTKLSVAPPGGEFGDTISITGNLTLPRNGSGVPDATMAVKLDNETFTSLTTDKKGKYNYTFKIPGAKPGNHTVYAEFVPYDEPLLSSAAKSTFFIQPSVTGITIDAKPEYGEFGDILRLRGNLTAKNASRVAEASIMISIDNGTIVNVKTDNNGTYRYDFKISMIRGGKHTVRADFNSSDPLLLGATNMTTINVIAADTMLSVNSNANYLVFGDFLSISGNLLTRNASGISDADIVISIDNQTFTNVKTDEDGSYKYNFTVPNIKNGVHRIGSDFIPSAQPLIRSGNATEIEVMQTNTTLSIAGPKMVYQNDYLNITGNLLTSKNRRVPASNISVQFDSREIGTAIVNNGNFSFSYWMAKNVSLGNHLIMIRFNGESSLLPSENSMPVEIKTNPVFYKNIIFLMLALAVLSGILYLGKEKVRIPQIEALVSSIRARFGKSEKIEEPSIATEPVKEEIEQEEPRAKVQQEEILAHLDNLIRQRWYRESISISFKSAKDCISAVSGIKVTQQQTPREFYDLVKKSALEYANEFKELTEVYELAMYSSNKMNEDMALKTLDLLKKIYKISKNE
- a CDS encoding DUF4350 domain-containing protein; this translates as MNKINGKILILVVSVLLLIAFFRFSENGEDFSTYNPDWNGATKIKDLISENHTVISMPARQDLTLLKPNGSALVVLGPRSNFSEKDIEIIQKFVRSGGLLVLSDDFGTGNQLLNRLTTSVSFSGLLLQDDVSFWKNSTLAVVKANIENVSNITLNYPTSLVITNGSISVLANTSRFSWLSKNDSRWAQSDRERESYPVIADLAFGQGKIVVISDPSIFINSMLPMQDNRLLLGKLVEERPFVGFDETVRMPPIPAFNYMIRNNPSFQYLFAAVVISLAFIYMKRDEISKLKTKTTKYRFDPDEDTIISEILSRKNWDKRRFMLFRNRIRGNK
- a CDS encoding MoxR family ATPase; its protein translation is MNTGTKFIEIQRTAKAIFNEVNKIIVGKNDLIDHLIISLLSEGNILMEGYPGVAKTTIAKTFASALGCDFKRIQFTPDIMPADITGTYIYNQKTGTFELRKGPVFANIVLADEINRTSPKSQSALLECMEERQVTLEGKTIPVPRPYMVIATQNPIDLEGTYPLPEVQIDRFLFKLEVKYPDEKEELEILVRKDKDLFNEIKKVSSPAEITGLINAVKKVYIDEKVLIYIRNLVLKTRNNKDLLIGASPRASIALLNASKSLAAIQGRSYVIPDDVKHLLPAVLRHRLILSPESEFGGVSVNDVIQDALDSVEVL
- a CDS encoding DUF58 domain-containing protein — translated: MQFQPTGKNSAIFVFIFTLLGLITSNPLFYAPGAVIALAVFFDLVSFLIALDALNASVVRKVGKTKIHMDNLLDVEVDLKINARNLKKVHFQDLYPESFTFISGDAGQNINPEKTQHHFSYCLKATGRGTYSFSRSHLDIESNLRMFRHRSDIESHIEVSIYPPVLSRKSMLAHYISTQYGSGRLRQKGMGTEVAEIRNYMPGDDVRHIDWKTSLRLNSMFTKEFESDTGLSMFVLVDHSKMDGQDNLDYAIRIANYLTQQAARDNQPTGVITFTHDRITNKCLIKSGKNPFEISRDLFSLVPETSKPCTLAMDAGEIKEFERKLRSSNGDRFHSILSPFFIEGSEHSRIMESQGIYRAIKHLIQFSKTPSLIAIITDLAYEVPVLDSVRLATYYGNRVLVIVTSPVLFKEYDVLELEEHYIEYMRLQKKIEKFKRLKSVKVMEARPGERPELIIDKAVQGWKTHF